The Gracilinanus agilis isolate LMUSP501 unplaced genomic scaffold, AgileGrace unplaced_scaffold60441, whole genome shotgun sequence genomic interval ggatcagttcacaacttcaccagcaatgcattaatgcctatttgggggttttcttggcaaagatactgaaccTGTTTGACAATTCATTTCatgaaggagaaaactgaggcaaatctggttaagtgacttactcaggatgacacaactagtgtctgaggccagatatgaactcaggaagagtctattgattccaagcccaatttTTTATCCACTGCCACCACCTATCGAGccaatacaaatataagcagagagatagttcctgccctgaaggagtttgcattctaaggTGGGAGAGGGTATacataaaagaaagtttaaacAGATGGAGAAATGAGTAGTGCACCCTGCCTCCAGTTTCACAGgagcagaagaaatcaaaagagtCAGAGTGCTGCCTGGAGTAGaatctcatcattttacaaatttggaaactgaggttcagggaagcTAGATGACCCACTTAAGGTCAgattcttgttgttcagtcatttcagtcacatctgattgTTCAttactccacttggggttttcttggtaaagacactggaataatttgccatttccttctccagctcaatttacagatgaagaaactgaggcaaacaaggttaagtgacttgaccagagtcacaaagctaataagtgtctgagactgaattttaacgcatgaagatgagtctttctgcttCCAAGCCTAGTTCTCcgtccactttaccacctagttTAGCTGCCCACACAGCTGATAAGAGGTAGCACTCAGATCTTCTGGTCCCTTATTCTTTACAACACACCACACCACACTTCATCTGGGGTGAAAAGGATTGTAAACTCTAGAGTTCTCCCACCCCATCCTAAGGGGGTTAAAACTGATGTGTGTGGTGTTGGGGGCGGGGAAGAGGCAGAGATTGTGCTCTTGGGGCCTCCGTGCTTCAGGGCTGTGGGAAAAGGCTGACCACCCCCAATGGAGTCCATGGaggcagagccagagagagagccCAGGCCCAGGAATGTGCTGACAGCAGCAGGGGCCGCAGCGGCACTTTAATTCCTAATCCGCTGTCAACAATCCAGGCTTTGTAGCACACAACTGATCAGAATTGGCTGGAGAGAGGAGTTGGAAATGTGGCCAAGCTGGAATCAGCCAGGCCCTGGGAAGGGGCATGGGGGACAGGAAAAAGGGGGTCGGGATGCTCATATTTAATATTTGCATAAGAATTTGGAACTCCAGGGTTTCCTtcattaaaaatgtcatttaGGGAGGCTTGAATTCTTTGCTTTAAGTTACTGATGTCGGACAGGAGGggtggggcggggcggggggggggggggggcaggcatCCTAATTATATAccaatgaaagaatttaaaattggCGGGAGGGCAGGGAAAAGAGATTTTTGTGGTTATTTGCACCTATGTCCTGTACGTTCTTCTAAACAGGAAGGTAGAGAATAGGTCTTATTCATCATTGTCTCCCCCCAGGGCCCCTAGAATGTAAAGGAGTGATGAATCTGCTCCATTCCTCCAACATCCTACCTTTTCCCTCTGCAGCACTGATGGATAGCCTTACTGggggaagcatctgaggcagcaTTTCCTAACGTAGAATTAGCCAGTGAATCGTTTGGGGGAGGCAAGGCGGGGTCATGCGTTCCCGTGAGGGAGGGCCACCCCTGGGtcctcctcccatccctctgGTCGCCTATATCAGCTGCCAGGCACCTCCCAATCAATTCCACTGAGAACCGGGACCACTGGGAAGATGCCTGTGCAGGTGAGGGCCAGGTCCCCAGGCTCCTGAGAATTCGATGACTTTTAACTACAAAGGgacttctccccacctccccgcTCCCCACTAGGCTCTGAGCTATGCCCAGTATGTGTGTGCCCGCTGGTGTCTGTCGAAGAGTCAATGTTGTGTCTCTTTtaagagctctggatttgaagATTGCTTCAAAAACTCTTGGCCTTGCTgtttgtgtaaccttgggcaagtcacttctctcaaaacctcagtttctttattagtAAGATGGAGATTACTTGCACTGCCTCCCTCATGGAgttgtgtgaggatcaaatgtaggAGTGTATGTAAAGTGACTTACAAATCTGAGCTGTTGTGTGTGACTGGCTTGTCTGCCTTCGGCCAAATGAGAGAGGTGGCACCACTAAGGACCCTTCCAAGTCTCCCTATATCGCTATCAGCCAAGATGCGGGGGAGTCCCCACGCTGGCGGAGGGACCAAACTTGGGACTCGAAAGCTGCCTTTTGGACTGGTACTTAGTAACACACGTGCCTGGTGGCCCCCGGCGCCTGGGGGGCAGCTGTAACAGGCAGGCGGGGCAGCGTTTGGTCCCTGCCCCCCGGGCTGCGGTCGAAGCCGGAGCGTGGGAAAGGAGGCCCCCACGAAGAGGTTGGGAGGGGGGCGGGGAGCCAGGGAAAGGGCCCAGGCCGGCGGCCCGGGCGTCTGGGCGTCCGCTCGGACCATAACCCCTcggggaaagagagggggagaagggaggtctGGGCGCCAATTACTTTGACCCGAGGACCGTGGCCAAACTCGGCGATTTGGGCGCCATCGTGGACTTGGCTCCGGCCATCTCCCTAGGGCCCAAACCCTGCAGCCGCTCAGCCTAACCAGCCCCAGCTGGACCCCTACTCGCACTCCCGACCCCCGGCCGCGTGAGAACCCGAGGCCAACACTTGAACTGGCATTTCACAGGCCTGCGCTAGAATTCGCGGGCACATACCCGGCCCGCCCCCCGAGCGGGAACAGAGCTGGGCCGTTTGGCCACGCTGGCCCCAATCCCCTCTGCATTCCCATCGCACTTCACTCCACCCCCTTTGTCATTAGAGGCAGCATCCGTGGATAAAGggagagctgggggtgggggtgggggcagaggaTGTGCTCTCCTGGGAAATACAAAAGGATGTGCGTGAATCGGTTTGCGCGTGTGTGTTGGGTGAGGAGTGGATAAcaatattaatatgtaatattagTATACACTAAGAACATCTGCAATTTCCTAACCGATCCGCCAATGCAGATTGCAACCAATGAATAACTTGGGGTTTAAATAGAGCTTTCTTAGGCTCAGAGAAATTCCCTGACTTGCCAAGGGCCACGTGATTAATTGATACTTCTTTggggtttcatttttttaaaattttttcccctaattacatgtaaaaagtttccaacatttttcaaagaatattgagtctacttcctagctgtgtgaccctaggcaagtcacttaactcccattactgctcttctgccttagaaccaaaacacaggattgattctaagacagaaggtaagggtttaaaaaaaaattcagtcttgAATTGTCTCCCTCTGtcctctcctcccaaccccaaCCCCCATCCCAGATTGTAAACATTGATACTTGCAAAGCCATTTTATGTTGGTGACATGTATCATTCTTGAGGGCGTTAAGCTCAGAGGTTAAGCGAATTGCCCATAACACCATAGAAAGTGGCGGAACCCAGAGTCAGCATGAAGCCTCTTTGAAAACTTGTAAAGCcctatattattattttgcaaataatattAGCTTTAAATCATAAAGAATGAATTTAacttagaaattaaaatttatatattaaataatgcattaaataataaatttacttCAAAAATTATGTGCAACTATTctgtgaaaaaaattaagtatcatACCCATtatgtagttgaggaaactgagacttggagagTAGTAGCAGTAAGCTCAAGGTCCTGAAGAGAGTAAGTAACAAAGCTGGGAAACTCTTGACTTCATTTTCACAGAGCTATCAGAGCAAAGATCTAGAGTCTTTTTTGGGTGGGGAAGTCATGATTTGGTGGACAACTTTCTGGTGAAGAGTTTTTCCATCAACCTTTCTTAggctagtttgttttttaaacccttaccttccatcttggagtcaaaactgtgtattggtttcaaggcagaagagtggtaagggctaggcaatgggggataagtgacttgcccagggtcacacagctgggaagtgtctgaaatcagatttgaacctagaacctcccatctctaggcctggctctcaatccactgagctacccagctgcccggttaaatttattcttgacattttattGCAACTTTATGAACTGAAAGAGAAGTACATcaacataaatataatacaacatcACACATcaacataaatataatacaaagtagAATGTGAGATGTTTATTATGTATCCAATGCCTAGCAAATGGTgcacccttaataaatgtttgttgaatgatgaATGAAGCCTTTGCACTTACCCCACTGCCAAAGCCTTCCCCAGTAAGGCTATTTTGTCTcaattctgtatttatttatatgtgttgtCTGACCCATCAGAATGTCCACTTCTAGGACAAAGGCTGTTCTTGGCTTTCTTTCCCATCTGATTCATCACTTGTATACCATAATCACTTACTAGATGTTTATCAATTGTTCATGGATTGAttggggaatgggaaggaggCTCCCATCTGTACTCCAGCATTTCCCTCATTCTCTTTCCATTCACAGTTTGAAGCCTTTTGCTCAGGTGGCCTGGTCCCAGGCTGGAGCCTGATCGTCCAGGGTCAGACCAACTCCAAAGATGATGAGTAAGAGAAGTTTCTTTCCTCTTGcctctccctcctacctccccACATAAATGCCCAAGAGGAAACAAGGGACAGTGGCAGGGTGCCAAGTGCCACCACTACAAATTGGGACTGTCTTTGGGTGGACCTCAGACATACCCTAAGACTGAATGGGCTATAGGATCTAAGAAACCAAGGGAAGTCGGGAGGGGAAGGGGTGTCAAGTACCTTCCACTAGGtagctttctttcctctccaataGGTTTGAAATAAACTTCCTCTCTGAGTCAGGTGACATCGCTTTCCACTTCAAACCCCGGTTCTCCAATGCTACCTTGGTCTGCAACTCCTTCCAGACCAGTCATTGGGGTGAAGAGGAAGTTTTCAATGTCTTCCCTCTGGAACTAAAGGAGCCTTTTGAGGTAAAACAGGTTCCCTTCCTCCCTGTCAAACAGAATGGGGTGGGGATAAACAAAGATGGTTTCTCAGAGAGTAACAGTGCCCCTTCAAGATCCCACAGAGTATATATGACTGAGCCTTCTCAAGGCCAACTGGGTAAGGACTGTACAAATTATGCCTAAACAATTCTTGTCATCATCACTATGGTCCTAAGAGAGTTCTTAAGACCCATGTTTCAGGTTCCAGGAAAACTTCCCATAGGTAACAAGTGGGCGGGAGGGGAGCCAGAGGCAAGCTTTAGGGTATACATATATAggaatacaataataataattcaaattcaTAGAGCACTTTATCACTTACAACACATTTTCCCTTAAAAACTATAAAGTGGGTGGTACAAGAATTGTTATCCATTTCCAGATAAGGAGACTTTAAGAGGCTCAGTGTGTTAAAGTAATTTTCCCACACTCACACCACTTGGtaagagatagaagaagaaatCCAGCATAAGCCCAGCACATTCCCCTCCATATCATGCTCCTCTCTCTAAATAGTTATCTACAATGTACATAGTGGAAAGACTAGAGTGTCATTCAGTCTGTTTGGAAatctttctcttatcttctttctcttcctatcttagagaccattttttcttcctacctcctgaCACTAGAAAAGAGAGTTAATGGTATCCCTCTTCTTATCTTGGTAGGTAAAAGACTGACTTGGGTCTTTAAGTGCCCaaaaggagagaggaatgaaTTAGGTGAAGTTAGCCTGGGAAGATTTCAAGGGTTTCAGGCTAATGGTGGGAGATCTGAAGGTTTGAACACCATTGCTGAATTGATTGTTGTCCTACCCTTCATCCTGGATTCAGTTCCTTGACTTCCTGGTACCTTGGCCTCCCCATTTGTGAAACTGAACACTTAATGGCTGTATGACCTCAGGTACCTGTCCTGTGAGGAAAGGATGAACCAACTGGTTCTAATCTTATTATTCATTATCATCAACCAACATCTATTGAGCTCCTACTACAAGTATGTATgatactatgctaaacactgggaattttgtttttgttcaattgttttcaatcatgtctgattcttcctgattccatttcagatttccttggcaaagatactggagtggtttgtcatttccttctccatctcatttgaaagttgaggaaactgaggcaaacagggttaagtgacttgcccagggtcaccaggcaaataaatgtctgatgtaaatttgaattcaggaaaatgaatttctTAGATTTAAGTCACCTACCTgtcctaagcactggggatacaaagaagtaaaagatCCTTTCTCTCAAGTGGCATTGAGTAAAATCCTATGGATTAGTAAACCAAAGtacaatgggggaaaaaaaccctaaatggggtcacaaagagtcagacaagattgaaacaactgaacatggatcttctaatttcattttgttgttgtttcagctaatatctgtgattttattggtataggggaACTCCCCTCCCTAAATCATCCTCCTCAGAAAATCCTTCTACTGGTGAAGATGGACAACTACTCTACAATTTGTAGTTCTAAAGTCCTCCCTGAGGCACTGAAAAGCTaaagatttgctcagggttatataGGCAGTGTTTGTCAatggcaagatttaaacccaagtcttctagactccaaggATGGCCATCTTTCCACTATACTCTATTGTCCTTCTGTGGTCTAGTTGGGGGGGGAAGTAGCATTTGTTtgtgcattcattcatttgactAGCATTTTTAAAGCTCCTACtgaatgccaggcactgtgctagcatGTCAATAAGAGAGAAGATTGTTgaggtagggaagggaaagataatgCTTTTGCTGCTAGGAACTTGCCTGATCTGCTTGTCTTTCAGATTGAAATCTTTTCAGACTCAGAGTATTTCCATGTCTTCATCCAAGAGAACAAGGTGGCACAGTATGAGCACCGACACAAACCACTGGCCTCCATCAACAAAGTGCAAGTGTTGAACGACCTCAGATTCCCTCTGGTGGAGCTTTCCAAGAAGCGCCTTTATCTGGGGTAAATGAGAAACATCATTGCCTCAATCAACAAGCTagatcatacatttagaactggaagggaaccgCAGAGACCAAATAGTCCAATCGCCTTCAccttatagatgtggaaactgaagtgTAGAGAGTTTAAACAATTTTCCCAGTGTGACAATTAAAATTTTCAAGAGCCTGGgttctgggtaagaaaatcaatttattgatcaggctagcaataaccaataaattaattggtcaaTGATCTTCCAGTGATCAAAGACAAAGATATTCAGCATCTTgagtcattaaatacaattttggaaatatataaaggGCTGATTTTTTACAGTCCCTTCCTGATTCCttcatggtggtggtggtgggagtcATGTTTGATCATAAGATTCAATTGGGTGTGTTGTGGTATAGTTTTGACCTCCATAGTTCATTTCAGTAGGGGACCCCAGGACACTGCCCTGCTGCCCTCCAAACATATGCTTGGCTTAAGCTAGTTCTTGTTTGCCAAATAAGATGGAGTCTCAACTTATTTGGAGTATCCAACTTAGATGGAGTCACAGTCTCAACTTCAATCACTCCAGTTTAGAAGATGCTCTGGTGCAGGCTTTAAGAGGCTGTCAggacaaaagaatgaagaaagagacATAAACCAAAAGAAACATAGACCAAGTCTCAGGTTGAGATAatcaatattagaaataaatctggtcaccaaagtcacataggtagcaaaGCTGATATTTGAaacagcattctttccactggaACATCCTACACCCGTATATCAAAAGTAGGCGTTGCACTGGGATCCTCTGGCTCCAGAGTCAGTTCTTTCTCCACTGCATAATGTATCAGATCTGATAGGAAATGTGTCCAGGTcatcctgcccctcccatccagagCAAGAAGGGCATCGAAAAGATCCTGGATCACTTGTGCCATTAAGTTAATATATAAGTCACACTAGCAGC includes:
- the LOC123256531 gene encoding LOW QUALITY PROTEIN: grifin-like (The sequence of the model RefSeq protein was modified relative to this genomic sequence to represent the inferred CDS: substituted 1 base at 1 genomic stop codon); the encoded protein is MDXLGNGKEAPICTPAFPSFSFHSQFEAFCSGGLVPGWSLIVQGQTNSKDDEFEINFLSESGDIAFHFKPRFSNATLVCNSFQTSHWGEEEVFNVFPLELKEPFEIEIFSDSEYFHVFIQENKVAQYEHRHKPLASINKVQVLNDLRFPLVELSKKRLYLG